One window from the genome of Dermacentor silvarum isolate Dsil-2018 chromosome 7, BIME_Dsil_1.4, whole genome shotgun sequence encodes:
- the LOC119458057 gene encoding uncharacterized protein LOC119458057 isoform X2 encodes MKTTLIAFGALCLAVAIAIPKESPKRSKRAAYELPDGSELIVGSYQTSFSCAGLRYGYYADTDNECKIFHICHPVVLADGSEQMYHWSFFCGNQTVFNQLTLTCSFPEEAVPCQNARDFYYVNDNIGVEDAPFLTDDDVSRGQSLYPGYGARLSGRAAAAAAKK; translated from the exons GTGCCCTCTGCCTAGCTGTCGCGATAGCTATTCCAAAG gagTCGCCCAAACGCTCCAAGCGGGCCGCGTACGAGCTCCCAGACGGCTCCGAGCTGATCGTCGGTAGCTACCAGACGAGCTTCAGCTGCGCGGGCCTGCGGTACGGCTACTACGCCGACACGGACAACGAGTGCAAGATCTTCCACATCTGCCACCCGGTCGTGCTCGCCGACGGCAGTGAGCAG ATGTACCACTGGAGCTTCTTCTGCGGCAACCAGACCGTGTTCAACCAGCTGACGCTCACCTGCTCCTTCCCGGAAGAGGCGGTGCCGTGCCAGAACGCCCGGGACTTCTACTACGTCAACGACAACATCGGCGTCGAGGACGCTCCTTTCCTCACCGACGATGACGTGTCCAGGGGACAGTCCCTGTATCCGGGTTACGGCGCTAGGCTCAGCGGTCGCGCTGCCGCCGCAGCCGCCAAGAAGTAG
- the LOC119458057 gene encoding U-scoloptoxin(01)-Cw1a isoform X1: MKTTLIAFGALCLAVAIAIPKKESPKRSKRAAYELPDGSELIVGSYQTSFSCAGLRYGYYADTDNECKIFHICHPVVLADGSEQMYHWSFFCGNQTVFNQLTLTCSFPEEAVPCQNARDFYYVNDNIGVEDAPFLTDDDVSRGQSLYPGYGARLSGRAAAAAAKK, from the exons GTGCCCTCTGCCTAGCTGTCGCGATAGCTATTCCAAAG aaggagTCGCCCAAACGCTCCAAGCGGGCCGCGTACGAGCTCCCAGACGGCTCCGAGCTGATCGTCGGTAGCTACCAGACGAGCTTCAGCTGCGCGGGCCTGCGGTACGGCTACTACGCCGACACGGACAACGAGTGCAAGATCTTCCACATCTGCCACCCGGTCGTGCTCGCCGACGGCAGTGAGCAG ATGTACCACTGGAGCTTCTTCTGCGGCAACCAGACCGTGTTCAACCAGCTGACGCTCACCTGCTCCTTCCCGGAAGAGGCGGTGCCGTGCCAGAACGCCCGGGACTTCTACTACGTCAACGACAACATCGGCGTCGAGGACGCTCCTTTCCTCACCGACGATGACGTGTCCAGGGGACAGTCCCTGTATCCGGGTTACGGCGCTAGGCTCAGCGGTCGCGCTGCCGCCGCAGCCGCCAAGAAGTAG